The following proteins are co-located in the Polystyrenella longa genome:
- a CDS encoding NAD-dependent epimerase/dehydratase family protein, producing MTETSVDANSSATLKQKLWSQFFNSSSTKQVALRLAVDVVLANTALLCAAIISLTATGKISLSSPIGYILDRLNSELLASAGWFSFSAVAVFAVCGLYKPVPSTKVWKRLSTVASACLVGFILSAVVGSMVLESTAKVVGAIGIAWAFLYSFVTASRFSRMYVAQRYRVEPRRSHVKEKVEDVLVVGGAGYIGCIATRQLLEAGYRVRVLDMQLFGINALSDVLNHPRLEVMQGDFRNVEDVVRSLKGMDAVVHLAAIVGDPACSYDSETTIAVNYAAAKMIAQLSRANGISRFIFASTCSVYGASDDIRDELSDLNPVSLYATTKIDAEKVLLEAADGVFQPTILRFATAYGWSNRPRFDLVANLLPAQAVTEKKYRVFNGEQWRPFVHTVDLARSIVMSLQAPLSKVGSEIFNVGDETQNYTLTQLGQIVKELAPDAEFEEIRNDDDPRNYRVNFDKIKNRLGYRASVKLEDGIQEIVDAVRNGQVSNWADPIYSNRQHLEDLGLNILKYEPAVNEHEMQMTQRFLNKVA from the coding sequence ATGACAGAAACGTCAGTGGACGCGAATTCTTCCGCTACTTTGAAACAGAAACTCTGGTCTCAGTTTTTCAATAGCTCTTCCACCAAACAGGTCGCGTTACGACTTGCGGTGGACGTGGTTCTGGCGAATACCGCCCTGTTGTGTGCGGCGATTATCTCGCTGACGGCCACGGGAAAAATTTCACTATCCAGTCCCATCGGATATATTCTGGACCGATTAAACAGCGAACTGCTTGCCAGCGCAGGTTGGTTCTCGTTCTCGGCTGTGGCCGTGTTCGCCGTCTGTGGTTTATACAAACCCGTTCCCAGTACTAAAGTCTGGAAACGTCTCTCCACTGTCGCCAGTGCCTGCCTCGTCGGATTCATCCTGAGTGCGGTGGTCGGCAGCATGGTCTTGGAAAGCACCGCGAAGGTTGTGGGTGCCATCGGCATCGCCTGGGCATTTCTCTATTCATTCGTCACAGCCAGCCGGTTTTCCCGGATGTACGTGGCTCAACGATATCGGGTGGAACCTCGCCGGTCTCACGTCAAAGAAAAAGTCGAAGACGTCCTCGTCGTCGGCGGAGCTGGATACATTGGTTGCATCGCCACTCGCCAACTTCTGGAAGCAGGCTACCGGGTTCGAGTGCTGGACATGCAACTCTTCGGCATTAACGCTCTCAGCGACGTTCTAAACCATCCACGACTCGAAGTGATGCAGGGAGACTTCCGAAATGTGGAAGATGTCGTCCGTAGTCTGAAAGGAATGGACGCCGTCGTTCACCTGGCTGCCATCGTGGGCGACCCTGCCTGCTCTTACGATTCCGAAACCACCATCGCCGTCAACTACGCCGCCGCGAAAATGATTGCCCAGCTTTCACGGGCCAATGGAATTTCTCGATTCATCTTCGCTTCAACCTGTAGTGTATACGGGGCGAGTGACGATATCCGCGACGAGCTCTCAGACCTCAATCCGGTTTCACTTTACGCTACCACCAAAATCGATGCCGAAAAGGTCCTGCTGGAAGCGGCGGACGGCGTATTCCAACCCACAATTCTGCGATTCGCAACTGCTTATGGTTGGTCTAACCGACCTCGCTTTGACCTGGTCGCCAACCTGCTACCAGCTCAAGCCGTTACCGAGAAAAAATACCGTGTCTTCAATGGGGAACAATGGCGTCCCTTCGTTCATACCGTCGACCTGGCTCGTTCCATCGTGATGTCGCTGCAAGCTCCATTGAGCAAAGTCGGTAGCGAAATCTTTAACGTAGGTGACGAAACTCAGAACTACACACTGACCCAACTGGGCCAGATCGTCAAAGAGTTGGCCCCAGACGCCGAGTTCGAAGAAATTCGAAACGACGACGACCCCCGGAACTACCGTGTCAATTTCGACAAAATCAAGAACCGCCTCGGTTACCGGGCCTCGGTCAAACTGGAAGACGGAATTCAGGAAATCGTGGATGCTGTTCGCAACGGACAAGTCAGCAACTGGGCTGATCCGATTTACAGTAACCGGCAACACCTGGAAGATCTCGGCTTGAATATTCTCAAATACGAACCTGCCGTGAACGAACACGAGATGCAAATGACCCAGAGATTCCTCAACAAAGTGGCTTAA
- a CDS encoding NAD-dependent epimerase yields the protein MTKYLVTGAAGFIGSHVSMQLLARGEEVVGLDNLNDYYDVQLKKNRLARFSDSPNFTLVGLDLEDREGVARLFEENQFDVVINLAAQAGVRYSLENPHAYVDSNIVGFVNILEGCRHNGIKHLVYASSSSVYGANTSMPFSVHDNVDHPLSLYAASKKANELMAHTYSHLYDLPTTGLRFFTVYGPWGRPDMALFLFTKAILEGRPIDVFNEGKMQRDFTYIDDIVEGVIRVADNTAAENRDWSSFRPDPGTSRAPFKIYNIGNNQPVKLMYMIETLEKCLGQRAVKNMLPMQPGDVPATYADVEDLIDDVGFKPATSIETGVSNFVQWYKEYFDVRDIPSRATA from the coding sequence ATGACTAAATATCTTGTAACTGGCGCAGCTGGATTTATCGGTTCTCACGTCTCGATGCAACTACTCGCTCGGGGCGAAGAAGTTGTTGGTCTGGACAATCTGAATGACTACTACGACGTTCAGCTGAAAAAGAATCGGCTCGCTCGATTCTCCGATAGTCCGAACTTCACTTTGGTCGGTCTCGATCTCGAAGACCGCGAAGGTGTGGCACGTCTGTTCGAAGAAAATCAATTCGATGTCGTGATTAATCTGGCTGCTCAAGCCGGTGTGCGGTATTCACTTGAGAATCCACATGCGTACGTCGACAGTAACATCGTCGGCTTTGTGAACATTCTGGAAGGTTGCCGCCACAACGGAATTAAACATCTGGTTTATGCCTCTTCGAGTTCCGTCTACGGGGCAAATACATCAATGCCGTTCTCGGTCCACGATAACGTCGACCACCCCCTGAGCTTGTATGCCGCCAGTAAAAAAGCGAATGAACTGATGGCCCATACTTACAGCCATCTCTACGATTTGCCGACAACCGGCCTTCGTTTTTTCACGGTCTACGGTCCGTGGGGACGTCCCGATATGGCACTCTTCCTGTTTACAAAAGCGATATTGGAAGGGCGGCCGATCGACGTCTTCAACGAAGGCAAAATGCAGCGGGACTTCACTTATATTGACGACATCGTCGAAGGAGTGATTCGCGTCGCCGATAATACGGCAGCAGAAAACAGAGACTGGAGCAGTTTCCGACCCGACCCAGGAACCAGCCGCGCTCCCTTCAAAATCTACAACATCGGAAACAATCAGCCAGTCAAGCTGATGTACATGATTGAGACACTCGAAAAATGTCTCGGTCAACGAGCTGTCAAGAATATGTTGCCGATGCAACCGGGCGATGTCCCTGCGACTTATGCCGACGTCGAAGACTTGATTGATGATGTCGGCTTCAAACCAGCGACTTCCATCGAGACGGGCGTCTCCAACTTTGTACAGTGGTACAAAGAATACTTCGACGTCCGCGACATTCCGTCCCGCGCGACCGCCTAA
- a CDS encoding M20 family metallopeptidase has protein sequence MDSLELTQKLITFESTSRSSNVAVTDFVSEQLEQIGFVTERINYDDLFGVPKSCVVAKKGEGFGGLGFFAHNDVVPADPWYVDFPGPFEPTILDGKLYGRGSCDMKGSLACMLSAAATVEAAELKQPVYITCTADEEVGYIGAKNVAAQSHLYREMVEHGTKGIIGEPTMLEVIHAHKGTFGFRAISRGVAAHSSTNKGVNANLKMIPFLSEMKCIHDETLEDPRWQNDEFSPPTISWNIGINDKTLACNITPPQSICTVYFRPMPGMDGMELIERVRQLAEVHDLEFHADAINSSFYVEPQSDFIQQMLKLAGKSESHTVSYGTDGAAFHELTEKVVFGPGDIMKAHTHDEWITLEQLELGHAMFSKLIDHWCLQAN, from the coding sequence ATGGACTCGCTTGAACTGACCCAGAAACTGATCACCTTTGAGTCGACGAGTCGCTCATCCAATGTCGCCGTCACTGATTTCGTTTCAGAGCAGTTAGAGCAGATCGGTTTTGTGACCGAGCGAATTAACTACGATGACCTATTCGGTGTTCCCAAGTCATGTGTGGTGGCGAAAAAGGGAGAGGGTTTTGGGGGTCTGGGTTTCTTTGCCCACAACGATGTCGTGCCGGCGGATCCCTGGTATGTCGACTTCCCCGGTCCATTTGAGCCGACCATTCTGGATGGCAAACTATACGGTCGCGGTAGCTGTGATATGAAAGGCTCGCTGGCCTGCATGTTGAGCGCGGCGGCGACTGTGGAAGCAGCCGAATTAAAGCAACCGGTATACATCACCTGCACTGCCGATGAAGAAGTTGGATACATCGGCGCGAAGAACGTGGCTGCCCAATCACATCTCTACCGCGAAATGGTCGAGCATGGAACGAAGGGGATCATCGGTGAACCGACAATGCTGGAAGTGATCCACGCTCATAAAGGCACCTTCGGATTCCGCGCGATCTCCCGAGGTGTCGCGGCTCACTCCAGTACCAACAAAGGAGTGAATGCGAACTTAAAAATGATTCCATTCCTGTCGGAAATGAAATGCATTCACGACGAGACCTTGGAAGACCCTCGCTGGCAGAATGACGAGTTCTCACCGCCGACGATCAGTTGGAACATCGGCATCAACGATAAGACACTCGCGTGCAATATCACGCCGCCGCAGAGTATTTGCACTGTCTATTTCCGACCAATGCCGGGAATGGACGGAATGGAATTAATCGAACGGGTGCGGCAGTTGGCGGAAGTCCACGATTTGGAATTTCACGCTGATGCGATCAACTCCTCGTTTTATGTGGAACCGCAATCAGACTTCATTCAGCAAATGCTCAAACTCGCCGGGAAGTCAGAATCGCATACGGTTTCTTACGGAACCGACGGGGCGGCGTTCCACGAATTGACCGAAAAAGTGGTCTTCGGCCCTGGGGACATCATGAAAGCCCATACTCACGACGAGTGGATTACTCTGGAGCAACTTGAGTTAGGACATGCGATGTTCAGCAAACTGATCGACCACTGGTGCCTTCAGGCGAATTAG
- a CDS encoding ExbD/TolR family protein: MRIPVRPREGGFEFNVTPLIDIVFLLVIFFLVTSQLVQHDTSREVSLPEAVLAQKEERAHPNRLIITVSVDEDYSLGGRIVPRAEILQVISRTEPETAVRFRTDKDVPFRLIEPLMHACAEQGLTDVSFAVDQK; this comes from the coding sequence ATGCGGATACCAGTCCGTCCAAGAGAAGGTGGTTTTGAATTCAATGTCACCCCGTTGATCGACATTGTCTTTCTGCTGGTGATCTTTTTTCTGGTCACCAGTCAGCTTGTTCAGCACGATACCTCCCGAGAAGTATCGCTTCCCGAGGCGGTCCTTGCACAGAAAGAGGAACGTGCTCACCCGAACCGACTAATCATCACCGTCTCCGTTGATGAAGACTATTCTCTGGGAGGTCGCATTGTTCCGCGTGCAGAAATTCTGCAGGTTATCAGCCGAACCGAACCGGAAACCGCTGTTCGTTTTCGAACCGATAAGGACGTCCCCTTCCGCTTGATCGAACCCTTGATGCACGCCTGTGCGGAACAAGGTCTGACGGATGTCAGTTTTGCCGTCGATCAGAAATGA
- a CDS encoding MotA/TolQ/ExbB proton channel family protein, whose product MNWKFSYTFLMMFLAMGLFPSSLLAQEEPVERVAPQLSLEELVQAGGTIGFVIMLLSIAMIALIVEHALTIRRKTLMPMGLAEQVHQHLTTGQLEPAKQACREEPSFLASLLLAGLNEVGLGYTVIEKSMEDASVQQASRLYRKIEYLSLISSIAPMLGLLGTVWGMILAFLEFTVQENPLPSELAPGIYRALVTTLLGLGVAVPALASFAIFRNRIDELVAETSLMSEHVFSTWRRAQLKQRQSAARTPSSQGEE is encoded by the coding sequence ATGAACTGGAAATTCAGCTACACGTTCCTGATGATGTTCCTCGCTATGGGACTGTTCCCCTCCTCTTTATTGGCTCAGGAAGAACCTGTCGAGCGGGTTGCCCCACAATTGTCATTGGAGGAACTGGTGCAGGCGGGCGGAACGATCGGTTTCGTCATCATGCTACTGAGCATCGCGATGATTGCCCTTATTGTTGAGCACGCTTTGACCATTCGTCGGAAGACCTTAATGCCCATGGGATTGGCAGAGCAGGTCCATCAACATCTCACAACTGGCCAGTTAGAACCTGCCAAACAAGCTTGTCGAGAAGAACCGAGTTTCCTGGCGAGTTTGCTTTTGGCCGGTTTAAATGAAGTCGGTTTAGGTTACACCGTCATAGAAAAATCGATGGAAGATGCCAGTGTCCAACAGGCATCGCGACTTTATCGCAAGATCGAATACCTCTCACTGATCAGTTCAATCGCGCCGATGCTTGGACTTCTGGGAACGGTCTGGGGGATGATTCTGGCGTTTCTTGAGTTTACGGTTCAGGAAAACCCACTGCCATCGGAATTGGCTCCAGGGATTTATCGTGCTCTGGTGACGACCTTGCTGGGTCTGGGGGTGGCCGTACCGGCATTGGCCTCGTTCGCTATTTTTCGGAACCGAATTGATGAGCTGGTTGCCGAGACCTCCCTCATGTCGGAGCATGTCTTCAGTACCTGGCGGCGGGCTCAGTTGAAACAGCGACAGTCTGCAGCACGCACTCCCTCCTCTCAAGGTGAGGAATAG
- a CDS encoding tetratricopeptide repeat protein — protein sequence MHRQDISIILRLLVAVLLVSLLIVTPGLAQKGQAPLTDQIEIRKPNTGLTTQLNGEIVDFNGEELQFRTGPNQRVQYFSAEDILQTRYQQSPEHQRGVELYEQKKYTEAERSLETALKIEPRGWVRRELLALQIKLALASYDYEKAGNRFIALSASDEDTRYFHLIPLNWRIPEEGSESGPIAFTGEVPETTARRWLVDNAPVAQLLGASWLLFRDSEDLTVSRRLDQLSRNTNNRIQSSAQMQIWRQYVAEGRFSEIELQRWESRIESLQDLDRAGPYYLLATAYAKQLEFDHAAVRWLWPKANQAVDHLLSSDAQLLAAEALVRLGLSRQALIVYRELAEEYPESPAGKTARERIQID from the coding sequence ATGCATCGCCAAGACATCTCTATTATTTTGCGTCTGCTGGTTGCTGTCCTCTTAGTGAGTCTGCTGATAGTGACACCGGGGCTGGCACAAAAAGGCCAGGCACCCCTCACGGATCAGATTGAAATTCGCAAACCCAACACCGGATTAACGACGCAACTCAACGGAGAAATTGTCGATTTCAACGGGGAGGAATTGCAGTTTCGCACCGGGCCGAACCAGCGGGTTCAATACTTCTCGGCGGAGGACATTCTGCAAACGCGTTATCAGCAAAGCCCCGAACATCAGCGGGGTGTCGAGCTATATGAACAGAAAAAATATACTGAGGCAGAACGTAGCTTGGAAACAGCCCTCAAGATCGAACCTCGGGGATGGGTGCGTCGGGAGTTACTGGCATTACAGATTAAACTGGCGCTCGCCTCTTATGATTACGAAAAAGCGGGAAACCGATTCATCGCTTTAAGTGCCAGTGATGAGGATACGCGATATTTTCATTTGATTCCGTTGAACTGGCGAATTCCGGAAGAAGGTTCCGAGTCTGGCCCGATTGCATTCACGGGCGAAGTGCCGGAAACAACCGCCCGTCGCTGGTTGGTGGATAACGCCCCGGTCGCTCAGCTTCTGGGAGCCAGTTGGTTGCTCTTTCGGGACTCGGAGGACTTAACGGTTTCTCGCAGGTTGGATCAATTAAGTCGAAACACGAATAATCGTATTCAGAGTTCTGCTCAGATGCAGATTTGGCGGCAATACGTTGCCGAAGGGCGGTTCTCCGAGATCGAACTGCAACGGTGGGAATCACGAATTGAGTCGCTCCAGGATCTGGACCGTGCGGGGCCTTACTACTTATTGGCAACCGCTTACGCGAAACAATTGGAGTTCGATCACGCGGCTGTCCGCTGGTTATGGCCGAAGGCGAATCAGGCGGTCGATCATCTACTTTCCAGCGACGCTCAATTGCTTGCGGCGGAAGCTTTAGTTCGATTGGGGCTCTCTCGACAGGCGCTGATTGTTTACAGAGAATTGGCAGAAGAGTATCCTGAAAGCCCCGCCGGAAAGACTGCCCGGGAACGAATTCAGATTGATTAG